A stretch of DNA from Poecilia reticulata strain Guanapo linkage group LG18, Guppy_female_1.0+MT, whole genome shotgun sequence:
GCTGCTGTTCTCTGggattattttgtaatttattaataaagtcTGATGTAAATGaaactgagaaatgttttatttctgcatgaCGAAGCTTATGCGCTTTCATTCATCTGGATTTAACTTTAACAtggagaaattaaaacaaaggcctggaaaatgttagttttttattattttaggatGGAACAAATTGAGAATAAATGTATGGgaactttttagattttaaccAATGGGGCTGTTAAGATTTTGGCTGACGGCTTGTACTttctaaagatttattttagattttactttttctggTGAGGAGTGACATTTATAGataagaaagcaaaataaaagtataactTCTTCTAGAAagacttttttcctttcatgaCTGGTATGATGGTAAATTAGGTCAGACTATGACTTGTTTTATATTCCAAGAATAAAGTAAGCACGAAGTCATACTGGCAGAAGGAAGATTACGTTTTAACGGGCACAAGTCATAAAGTTACCAGAAGTTGATTtggtaagaaaaaaagctgGTCCTTGCATAATTTTATGATGAAACTTAACATCTAAAATCCTTTCTGTTGCCCTAATCTTCCTTGTATAAAGATTCGCTATTTAATGACAAAGCTTTACTAGTGTGAAATCTATGGTTTAAAGTTTATATTCAACGTGCTTATTCAggaatagtattttttttctttaaaaatgcgATGCTGTGCGTATTGTCCCTCATGGCTTTGCGTACACTCGCCTCGCAGCTGCTAACGCCGCCGGCCGGCTTGTCTTCACCAGGAGGGGACAGGGTGAGGCCATGGCGGGGGTTCAACCTCAGGTCAGTGGTCTACTGTTAAAATAGGAATATTTTATTCTGGTCTGACTGCGAACTGTTTgatgttgtactttaaaaagcGGAAATGAGCGCGGACAACTCGctagctaacatgctaactagCTGTTGACTGCTGGTGTTTTGACGTGGCATTACAGCGATGTTATTTCACGTCTCAACCACATTTATATCATCTATCCGCTGCTAACTGGAGTTTAGTTGGGTTGTATCGGCTGTTTACATGAGCGGCTGAGTCGTTTTGAcctacatttaaatgtaaaacccCCCCAGCTGCTGCTATTTGCGTCTCATTGCAGGACGACCTGCTGAAGATGACCCACCGGGAGAACTGGAGGTGAGTCCTGGCTGCTCCCTTCGTCATGCTGAGGGGTTCAGGCATCACCAGCCGtgactccagcttcctcctcctctctgcaggGTGCAGCATGAGCGGCTGCACGTCAAGCACCGGGGTCATGAGGCCATGCATGCGGAGATGGTGCTGATCCTCATCGCCACGCTGGTGGTGGCCCAGATCGTCCTGGTGCAGTGGAAGCAGAGGCATCACCGCTCCTACAACGTGAGCGTGATCCGAGTCCACTGATCCAGACAATGTCAGCTGCTCTCCGTGGAAACACAAACATAGCTGCTAGTTTGTCTTACAAACTTTTCCACGTTTTGTCTCttcacagccacaaacttcagtttacTTTATTACATGCCAAACCAGCATGAAGTACTTAATAAATGTaaggtgcaagaaaatggaaacatgcttttttttgcaactaaaaatctgaaaagtgtggtatgCCTGTTTATTCAGCCCCCTGAGTCAATACTTGCTATATTTATATGCGAAGAGTTGAATTTAGTTTAATCTTTGCTAAAAAGCTCATGTCGGCTTCCACTGCTGAGAAAAAGCATGctcacagcatcatgctgccactaccatgtttcaccatgggcATGGTGCGCTCAAGGTGAGGAAACTGCCATACTCAGTTTCCTGAGGAAGAAATCGACCCAGATGGGGCCCGTGACCTCAGGGGTCTGTTCTTATGTAATCTGTAAACTCCTTTCAATAAAACCAAAGGTTAGAAAGGAACAACTAATGGCTTCTTAACAAAACTCACTTAAAACATcaaaagtttcactttaaacaTCCTAAAAGCCAGATTGCTGTAAAAGCTGTTGGTGGTTTTTAGCCTGAAGTGGGACTTGGAGTGAAGCTGTGATCTGCTCTGTCGTTTCCTCCAGCTGGTGACTCTGGTCCAGATGTGGGTGGTCCCACTTTACTTCACCATCAAGCTGTACTGGTGGAGGTTCCTGTCCATGTGGGGGATGTTCTCTGTCATCACCAGTTACATCATCTTCAGAGCCACCCGCAAGCCGCTGTCCTGCAGGACCCCCAGGTAGGAGGGCGTCTCAGAGAACCAGATctaaaactacaaataataaaacatttctttttgcttgGATGTGTAACCGTGACAACAGTTATTTATACAAccaggagcagctgattagcatcttaaaagttcaaataataCCTGAATTCTGACCCAAAATCCCAGAAGAGAGTAAAAAGAGAgcaggaagttcaaaccatgaCCAGACAGAggtttaaaaacagcagcaacagcaaatgaggtggatcaGCAGAGCTGTTAACAGTTGTGAAAcgtgaattgttttttttattatttgtaagaCCTGAATAAACATGGATCTCTGTGTTGACGTCttgaactgtttttattcaccgtgtttgtgtttcctctgcaggatgGTCTACAAGTGGTTCCTGTTGATCTACAAGCTGAGCTACGCTGTGGGCGTCCTGGGCTACCTGGCCATCATGTTCACCATGTTCGGCTTCAACGTCTTCTTCAGGTCAGCAGCCTCCAGCCAGTCGGCTCCGTCGCAACCGGACAGAAACAGGAGCCCAGTATCAAAAGATGTTGTTCtaatgtatgaaaataaacatgtcacCTTCTGTCATTTTCTAAAGGACAAatccaaaatactttattaatgtagtagttttcacatttgttaAATTGACATGGTTGGTCTTTGATTTGCAACATAAAACATTGATTTGACCATTTTCTctccaacattttgttttgccttaCTAAATATTATTCAAAGATGGAAAAAGGTCATTTCACCCCCAGTTGGATCAGTGGAAAATGTCCAGTACCAACTAAACTGGACCCGTCGTCTTCAACTGGGTTTAAAATGTCAAGCAAAGCACTAAcattacagtttttcttcaatttttttaaaagaaaataaggtTTCCAAGTGCTCATAAACCCCACCTTAAAGAATCTGCATTCAGTTTTGTACTTTGtactctttatttaaaaactccCAGAGTTTCTCACTTTGAATTAGAGCTGATTTAAGGTTTTCACGCCCTGAAAACCAGAAACATATTCATCCCTGTCCTCATTACTTTTGGTACATATAgataaaacatgtaattttctACAAGTATAAAGTTTATGCTTTTTACAGTAATGTGGACAATGTTCTAAAACTACATATAAACCTTTACAAATGAACCGTATTTATTTGTCTGCctagtcttttattttaaaatgaattttgactttattttggaACGTTTCCTCTTGCTCCTGTTTGTTTGCCTGTGCAGGATCAAGGCGGAGGACTCCATGGACGTGGGCGTCGTCATGCTGTTTTATGGCCTCTACTACGGCGTCATGGGCCGAGACTTTGCAGAAATCTGCTCCGACTACATGGCTTCTACGATCGGGGTAAAGGAAGCGGCTGCTGCCTTCAGCAGAGACGATTTCACtacaaaacaacatgaaaaccctCCAGTCTGAGTGAATATTTActctaaatgcaaaaaaatcttgcagaaaataacaaaaattactTCAAGCTTGCAGGATcaacacattttacatatttacagataattaaagaaaattgtgTTTAACTCCATACAGCTTTCTGGTTATTATTTTGATGgtcttatttgtaaaatactaaaaaataacATCCATCTATGTGCCTTCAGTACTACAACAAGGGCGGCATGCCCAGCAGGAGCCTGAGCGGAGACATCTGCGCCGTGTGCGGTCAGCGGATCctggtggaggtggaggaggagggactTATAGAAGACACCTTCCAGCTGTCCTGTGGTCACATGTATCCTGCTGCTCTCTGAGGCTCCCTTCTCCCTGCATCAGGCTTTTCTCTTAGCAGGAACCAGGAAACGCTCCTTCTCTCCATGTGGAGCCTGTCCGCCCTTCCTGTTGCTTCCTTAACTCACAGACTCTCCGCCAGATTCCATGAGTTTTGCATCCGGGGCTGGTGCATTGTGGGTAAGAAGCAGACGTGTCCGTACTGCAACGAGAAGGTGGACCTGAAGAGGATGATGAACAACCCGTATCCTTGGTTTGTGGCTGATGTTTAATGGCACAAATTGTGCTCATTCGCTCAGTTTGAGCTCATTTTCTTTGTGCATCTATTGTTCAGTCtgtacattttaatgcattttcaaaTACCCtaagaaatagaaataactgTCGTATtctcagaaaaaagaaagttgttttCCGCAAGTTTACTTCAGcaccatttttgtttaaattgcaaagaataattaattacaaaaacatgttttatgtgcGTTAAGAGCTACACAGAAGCTTAAATCACATTGAGTGTAAAAGGCTGGTACCCTGAGGATAAAAACGTTTTTCAATCTGTTCCCGTTTCATAAAAACTGAGGAATCCTGAAATAATGGATGTTCATATTCTGATGTAGTGGACCAGCGGTATCCTCTGCTGTTCTCCTCAACTCCTTCTGCTTCCAGCTGGGAGAAAACCCACGTTTTGTACGGCCAGTTGCTCGACTGGCTGCGGTATTTAGTCGCCTGGCAACCCATCATCATCGGCATCGTTCATGGAATAAACTTCTCTCTGGGCCTGGAGTAGAGCCCTGAGGAACACCGCTACGGGATTGTCTGCAGTCAGCGCCACAAAAGGACTGCTTCAGGCTGCTGTTTTGAACTCTTGCTGAATTTTCTGCAAGATTAATTCTTCTGTCCTGCAACTTTAACTTCAGAGGTTGCTGCAAAATCAAGCTGCTGTCAGCACAAAGGAAACTTCAGGCACAGATCcaggatttttgtttaaatgaaacattaattcaTCTTGTATTATCTAATTAGGTTTTATTTGCACACTCTTtgctgctggattttttgactcCAGTAAtgaatttctgctttatttatctAAAGCTCTTTGCACAGTGTTTACATAAGGACTTCTCTGTCCACATGGTTCTGGTTACTCctaaaagatgtttttcaggtctgcttgttttaaatgtttcatttggagctcatgttttatttaaataatgtccGTTGAAGTTAATTTCAGAGGTAAATTATCAGTTTGTCCTAAACCATCAACTCTAGAGAATAAGTACTTATCTCAGAAAAATGCAAGAGTTTGATTTTAAAGTGTCAAAAGTTCGTTttgtcaaatgaaatatttaattgccAAAACCTCTGCTGAACCTGactttgtatttaataaataattctgaaatAGTTTAAAAGTGTGTATGATATGAAATGCATGCAGTTAAACCTACAGTTTAGTCCAACAGTCTTATGAATTTTATCAAAAAAGCGAAAATACTCTGGTTTTTTGATAGCGAGTATTTTCGCTGTGGATTCCAACGCAATCATTTCCGGTTGAGTTCAAACTAAGTCAGAAACGGGAAACTTACAACAACTTGGATTCGcagcaaacttaaaaaaacagcaacctGAAGGGATGTTTGTTCAGATTTTAGAATTCCTGGTTGTAATTGAATGCACCATATAACTACGTAATTGTTGTCGGTTGGCGCTCGACACACGGCGCCATTTTAGCAGCTGCTAACTAGAGGTGGGCGGTACCGGGGATTCTGGGATCGACCCGATACCGAGTAAACGCAGGACCAGTTTCACTTTTATCtagactttttcacatttaagctTCATAAATCCAAATACTTATAACATTTTgccaaacattttacttaacAGAATACTTTATCACAATCAGCATTTTTGTTTAGAGACACGAACCGTGACAAAACAAAGTTTCCCTTAACAGGACAATAAATCTTTTTTGAggtagaaaatgaaaaaaaaataatcctccCCTCACCAGACATCTTCTCTCTTTCccgttttgttttaaagttgaatTGTTCTTaagaaaaaggataaaaaccAATAAGGAATCTTCTTCCTCCGCAGTTCTGATTTTTTCTTAaccagaatgtaaaaaaaactaaaaaaatcaacacaatttAAAACCTGTCTCTGGTTGAGGGTTGAGGGTCTGGGTCACATATAATCTCTGTCAGATTACATAATCCGAGTGTGCCACCGATTGTAGCAGTCCCTTGTTGGCACGAAGCACAGAGGTTTGTCACACTTCACAGCCGTTCTGAACTGGCACATACGGCATCTCCGTCTCCCGGCTGTCCTGTCCTGGGTGATGTAGGTGAGCCTGTGCTGGAGTCGCGG
This window harbors:
- the rnf175 gene encoding RING finger protein 175; protein product: MAGVQPQDDLLKMTHRENWRVQHERLHVKHRGHEAMHAEMVLILIATLVVAQIVLVQWKQRHHRSYNLVTLVQMWVVPLYFTIKLYWWRFLSMWGMFSVITSYIIFRATRKPLSCRTPRMVYKWFLLIYKLSYAVGVLGYLAIMFTMFGFNVFFRIKAEDSMDVGVVMLFYGLYYGVMGRDFAEICSDYMASTIGYYNKGGMPSRSLSGDICAVCGQRILVEVEEEGLIEDTFQLSCGHIFHEFCIRGWCIVGKKQTCPYCNEKVDLKRMMNNPWEKTHVLYGQLLDWLRYLVAWQPIIIGIVHGINFSLGLE